In the Drosophila biarmipes strain raj3 chromosome X, RU_DBia_V1.1, whole genome shotgun sequence genome, one interval contains:
- the LOC108027482 gene encoding glycoprotein-N-acetylgalactosamine 3-beta-galactosyltransferase 1, which translates to MDGEYITVENPPAFGAESAGKLRAAQSPGTNHLALLTFLLVSLVIILYAYWDVMVLTAGALPLTRGAVPNDSSDSNETLAEQLYREVRVLCWVLTTPKYHKTRAVHVLRTWGKRCNKIYFMTSEPDDELPTVVLTKPDKYEVLWGKTKEAFTHIHEQMRDEADWFIKADDDTYVFLENLRYMLYPYSPETSIYFGFNYKMVGTHQKNESYMSGGSGYVLSREALRIFAEGQNDSTKCRQEDDHAEDVEMGRCLFNLGVKAGDSRDGQLRNRFYPVAPFVALLSGNMGLDFWLYKYAYYNARACMDCLSEYPVAFHYVNNEQLYVYEYFNYQFQLAGRQQVPERLPKRIREEDLVIPESDNTVT; encoded by the exons ATGGACGGGGAGTATATCACAGTGGAGAATCCACCGGCTTTTGGAGCGGAAAGTGCCGGGAAACTCCGCGCCGCCCAATCACCTGGCACCAATCACCTGGCCCTGCTGACCTTCCTGCTGGTCAGCCTGGTGATCATCCTCTATGCCTACTGGGATGTGATGGTGCTCACCGCCGGCGCCTTGCCCCTCACCAGGGGCGCCGTCCCCAACGATTCCAGCGACTCCAACGAAACGCTGGCCGAGCAACTCTACCGGGAGGTGAGAGTCCTCTGCTGGGTGCTCACCACGCCCAAGTACCACAAGACCAGGGCCGTCCACGTCCTGCGCACCTGGGGCAAGCGCTGCAACAAGATCTACTTCATGACCTCGGAGCCGGACGATGAGCTGCCCACCGTTGTGCTGACCAAGCCGGACAAGTACGAGGTGCTCTGGGGCAAGACCAAGGAGGCCTTCACCCACATTCACGAGCAGATGCGCGACGAGGCTGATTGGTTTATAAAGGCGGATGACGACAC CTACGTCTTTTTGGAAAACCTGCGCTACATGCTCTACCCGTACTCGCCGGAAACATCCATTTACTTCGGGTTCAACTACAAGATGGTTGGCACCCACCAAAAGAACGAG TCGTACATGTCCGGAGGCAGTGGCTACGTGCTGAGCCGAGAGGCCCTGCGGATCTTCGCTGAGGGCCAGAACGACTCCACTAAGTGCCGCCAGGAGGACGATCACGCTGAGGACGTGGAGATGGGCAGGTGCCTCTTCAACCTCGGGGTGAAGGCGGGCGACTCCCGCGACGGCCAGTTGCGCAACCGCTTCTACCCGGTCGCCCCCTTCGTGGCGCTTCTTTCGGGCAACATGGGCCTGGACTTCTGGCTGTACAAGTACGCCTACTACAATGCGAGAGCG TGTATGGACTGCCTATCGGAGTACCCGGTGGCCTTCCACTACGTGAACAACGAGCAGCTGTACGTGTACGAGTACTTCAACTACCAGTTCCAGCTCGCCGGAAGGCAGCAGGTGCCGGAGCGGCTGCCCAAAAGGATCAGGGAGGAGGACCTGGTCATCCCCGAGAGCGACAACACGGTGACCTAG